Part of the Oerskovia paurometabola genome is shown below.
GACGTCCGCGACCCGTGCCACTCGGGCGCGGGCAGCGCACGGCGGTCGAGCTTGCCGTGACGCGTCAGCGGAAGGGCGTCGAGCACGACGAACGCGGTCGGGACGAGGTGCCGCGCGAGACGCTCGGCCGCCGCGGCCCGCAGAACGTCCGGGTCGAGCCCGGCTCCCGTCACGTACGCCACCAGCCGAGCACCCCAGCGCGGGTGCTCGGCGAGCACGACCGCGGCCTCCGCCACACCCTCGAGCGCGACGAGCGCCTGCTCCACCTCGCCCGGCTCGATCCGGAACCCGTGCAGCGAGATCTGGTCGTCGTTGCGCCCCAGCAGGCTCAGGGTGCCGTCCTCGGCGCGGCGCGCGAGGTCGCCCGTGCGGTACATGCGCTCCCCCGGGTCCCCGCCGGGACGGGCGACGAAGCGGCTCGCGGTCAGCCCGGCGCGCCCCAGGTACGCCTCGGCGAGCTGCGGCCCCGCGAGATACAGCTCGCCCACGGTGCCTGCGGGGACCTCGCGCAGCGCGGCGTCGAGCACCACGGCCTGCGTGCGTCCCACGGGCCGCCCGACGACCGGCTCGACCGTGTCCGCGACGTCCGCCGCGAGGGCGTCGACGGTCGCCTCAGTCGGCCCGTACAGGTTGACGACGCGCGCGCCCGTGGGCGCCGCGAGCGCGCGCATCCGCGTCCACAGCGCCGGTCCGAACGCCTCGCCGCCCACGACGCATATCCTCGGCAGGCGCGCCCACTCGGCGCCCGCGAGCAGCGCACCCCAGACCGTCGGCGTGAAGTCGAGGTAGTCGATCCCGTGCTCGGTCGCGTAGTCGCGCAGCGCGACCGGGTCGAGGAACACGTCCTCGTCGAGCACGTGCAGCTCGTGCCCCGCGGCGAGCGCGAGGAACGCGTCGTAGTGCGCGTCGAACGAGAACGCCGCGGTGTGCGCGACGCGCAGGCGCTCGCCCGGCGGGTAGAGCTCGGTGCGGTGCCGCTCGAGCAGGTGCGCGAGCGCGTCCTGCCCCACGGCCACCCCCTTGGGCTCGCCCGTCGAGCCCGACGTGAAGATGATGCTGCCGACGCACGCGCGCAGGGTGGCGTCGTCGGGGGCGGGCGGCAGCTCGGGCCCGACGGCGGCGCTCGCCCCGGCTGCGTCCGCCGCGCTGCGGGCGGGCACGGGAACGTGCGCGTCGTCGAGGGGGCGCGGGCCGGCCTCGTCCCACAGGAGCCGTGCGCCGCTGATCCGCAGGACGTGCGCCCGGCGCTCGGGGGCCCCGTGCGGCAAGGGGGTCACGGCCAGGCCGCGGCGGAGGGCCGCGAGGATCACGTGCACGATCCGTTCGTCGCGCGGCAGGTCGATCGCGAGCGCGTCGCCCGGCCGGGCCCCGCACGCCGTGAGGCGACGCTCGGCGCGCGTGACCGCCAGGTCGAGCTCGGCGAACGTCCACCGTCGGTCCCCGACGACGAGCGCGCCCGCGTCCGGGTGACGGGCGATCGAGCCGGCGAGGACCTCGGTCACGAGGGCGGGGCGGCGGGTCGACGCGGGGGCCGTCCCCGCCGTGCCCGCGGCGTCGGCACGCCGCGGGACCAGGTCGAGGCTCGCGACCCGTGCCCCCGGGTTCGTGGCGATCGCGAGCAGGATCCGCTCGAACGTCGCGAGGAGAGCGTCGGCGGCCGACGTCGTGAAGGCGGCCGTGTGCGCGTCGAGCGCGAGGTCCCATGTGTCGGGTCCGGCGTCGACCGCGAGCGCGAGGGGGAAGTGGGTGGCGTCGTGGGTCGCGAGCACGCGCAGGTGCACGGGGGCGAGGCCGACGACCGTCGGCGCGACCACTCCTGCGCCGGGCGCCTGCTCGAACGACACGAGCGTCGTCGCGACGGGCGTCTCGGTCCCGGCCGCCGTCTGGATGCCGCGCAGCCCGACGTGCTGGTGGTCCCACGAGGCGTTCCACCGGCGGGCGTGGTCGGCGACGGCCTCACCGAGGGTCGCGGCGGCGTCGGCGTCGACCCGGGCCACGACCGACTCGGTGAGCATCCCGACGATCTCGTCGGCGTGCGAGACCTCGGGGCTGCGCAGGGCGACCGGGACGGCGAAGGTCGCGCAGGTCGACCCGGCGTGGGCCGCGACGGTCAGGCCCCAGGCGGTGCGCACGAGCGTGGCCGAGGTGACGCCCTGGGCGCGGGCTCCCGCGCGGATCGCCTCGACGGTGGTCGGGTCGAGGGTCCGGTGGGTCGTGGACGCGTCCACGGGGGTTCGGTCCGTCGTCGTCCACGCGGCGGCCACGGGCCACCCGGAGGGTTCCACGTCGGCGAGGGCATCGCGCCAGTGGGCACGTGCTGCCTCGGCGTCCTGCCGTCCCAACCACACGAGGTGGTCGACGAACCGGCCTCGGGCGGGGGCGAGGGCGTCGCCCTCGGCGGAGAGCTCGGCCCCGTAGAGCCGCGCGACCTCGCGCACGAGCAACGGCATGGACCAGCCGTCGAGCACCAGGTGGTGGCTCGTGACGACCAGCACGTGGTGCTCGGCACCCAGCACCACGACCCCGAACCGCACCAGCGGCGGGTCGGCCGGGTCGAACGGCAGCGACCGCTCGGACGCGGCCGCGGCACGGGTCGCGTCCTGCAAGGCCCGGTCGGCTCCGCGAGCCGCACCGGCACCGCCCGCCGCGCCGGCCCCGGCGGAGCCCGGGACGTCCGCGTCGTACCAGACGACCTCGGCCGTGGCCTGGCTGGGGACGAACTGGACCGGGTCCAGGTCGTCGTCGACCGCGAAGCCCGCGCGCAGGTTCGGGTGGGCCACGAGGAGCGCGTCGAGGCTGCGTTCGAGGGCGGGGCCGTCGAGCGGGCCCCGCAGCTCGACGAGGGTCTGACCCACGTACGGGTCCGTCCCGTCGGTGAGCCCCGCGTGCGCGGTCAGCGCACGCTGCAGCGCGGTGAGGGGCCAGACGGCCTCGATGGCCTCGGTCGAGCTCATGGTCGTGCCTTCCGTGTGCGTCGGCGGTCGCCGAGGAGTGCGCCGAGGCGGTCGAGGTCGCCGGGTGCGAGGTCGAGGAGCGGGGTTGCCGCGTCCGAGGGGGTGGTGCTCGCGGCGTGCGCCGTCCGTGCGGGCTGGGCGGGGGGCGGCGCGACCGGTTCGAGGGGCCGCAGCCGGGCCGCGACGCCCGCGACGGTGCGCTGCTCGAACACGTCCTGCACGCTCGACCGCCACCCCTGGTCGCGCAGGCGTGCCACGACGTGGATCGCGCGGATGCTGTCGCCGCCGAGCGCGAAGAAGTCGGCGTCGGGCGGGACGGGGCCGCTGTCGAGGGCCGAGGCGAACGCGAGGGACACGTCGGTCGCCCTCGGCGGGAGGTCCGGTCGCCCTCGGCGGGGGCTCCCGTCACCGTCGGCGGGCGGGTCCGTCGCCCTCGGCCGGAGAGTCGCGTGCTCGGGGAGGGCCGCGACGTCGAGCTTGCCGTTGGTCGTCAGCGGCAGCGCGTCGAGCACCACGACCACCGACGGCACCAGGTGCTCGGGCAGCGCGTCCGCGAGCGCCGCGCGCAGCGCGTCCCCTGCCAGCCCAGGGGCCACGACGTACGCGACCAGGCGCGCCCCGAGCGTGGACCTGCGCGCCTGCACGGTCGCCTGAGCGACGCCGGGCAGCGCGAGCAGCGCGGCCTCGGTCTCGCCGGGCTCGACGCGGAACCCACGGATCTTGACCTGGTGGTCGCGTCGGCCGACGTAGTGCAGCAAGCCGTCGTCGTCGCGGCGCGCGAGGTCGCCCGTCCGGTACATGCGCGTCCCGGGCGCCCCGAAGGGGTTCGCGACGAACCGTTCGGCCGTGAGGTCGGGGCGGCGCAGGTAGCCGCGCGCGAGCTGGGGGCCGGCGAGGTAGAGCTCGCCGACCACGCCGTCGGGCACGGGGCGCAGGTGCTGGTCGAGCACCAGGGCGGCCGTGGCGCTGAGCGGGCGCCCGATCACGGGCCGGTCCGCGTCGTCACCCGTCGCGCCCACGGCGTCGACCGTGTACTCGGTGGGTCCGTAGAGGTTGAGGACGTCGAGGCCCGGCTGCGCGCGCAGCGTGGTCCACAGCGCGGGCGGGCAGGCCTCGCCGCCCACGGACACCGTCCGCAGCACGTGGTCGCGCTCGAACAGCCCGGCCTCGACGACGGCCGACATGACGGTGGGCGTGAGGTCGATACGGTGGATGCCGCGCTCGACCACGAGGTCCGCGAGGGTCCCGGGGTCGCGGTACTGCTCGACGTCGAGCAGGTGCAGCTCGTGCCCCAGCAGCAGCGTGAGCAGGGTGTCCCACGAGCCGTCGAACACGAGCGGCATGGTCTGCGCGACGCGCTGCGCCGGGGCCGGGCGACGTCCCGCACGCGGCACGACGTGCTCCTGGTGGTGGGCGAGGAACTGCGCGAGCGCGCCGTGACTGATCCCGACAGCCTTGGGCTCGCCCGTGGAGCCGGAGGTGTGCAGGACGTAGGCGAGCGCGTCGCGGGGCACGTCGAGCGCGTGCCACAGCGGCGCGGCCCCGTGGGCGGACGCGTCCCCGCGCGGCCCGACGACGACGCGCCCCGTCCACAGGGAGCCGTCGCCGCCGTGGAGGGACGGGGCGGCGGCCGTGACGTCGGCGACGACGATCCGCGCCTCGTGCCGGTCGACGAGGGCGAGGCGTCGCGCGGGCGGGTTCCGGTCGTCGAGCAGCAGTGCGGCGGCCCCGCAGCGGTGCAGCGCGAGCAGCGTCACGACGTAGTCGGTGCCGCGCGGCAGGTCGATCGCGACGAGCGTGTCGGAGCGGGCGCCGGCGGCGACCAGGCGTCCGGCGAGGTGCGCGACGGCCTCGTCGAGCGCGCTGAACGTCGAGGTCTCGCGCGCGACGAGCGCCACGGCGTCGCCGCGTGCGGCCACGGCCTGGTCGAACAGCGCGCCGGCGGTCGGCGGCGGGTCCCCGGGCAGTGCGGGGCCGGTCGAGCCGGTCACGATCGCGTCCTCGTCCGCCGCGGGCGCGAGGCCGAGGGCCCCCACGCGCGCGCCGGGCGCGACCCGCCCCACGCTCTCCAGGAGATGGGCCAGCTCGCGCAGGCGCGCGGCGACGTCGGGCGCGGTGAAGAGCCGGGCGGGCGCGGTGCCCGCCAGGCGCAGCTCGTCGCCGTCCGGCCCGGGGACGCGCACGACCGAGACCGCGAGGTCGTCGACCGGTCCCTCGGCCACGTTGCGCAGGCGGCCGACGGCGGCCCCGAAGCGCAGGTCGTGGTCGAAGAGCTTGACGTTGAGCTCGGCCGCGGTCACGGCCGAGCCCGCGTCGCGCGCGATCTGCTCGGCGGGGTAGCGCCCGTGGCGGCGCAGCTCGCCCACGCGGTCGCGCACCTGCGTCACGAGCTCGT
Proteins encoded:
- a CDS encoding non-ribosomal peptide synthetase; this translates as MTTSSAPDLAPLDVAPAVLAVPAGLPLTTAQLGVIGAQLVRPDTSAFAVGEVVEITGELDTGVLALAVELVVGETEALRTAFVVSDDVAQVVHPAGGPALTSARADAATGGLRVLDLSGVPGARARAAALVETDRALPFTLDVPGLARQAVVRLDATTVWWSLVVHHAILDAYGITLVVRRVAEVFTALTSGREVGPSPFGKVADVVAEEARYAASPERERDREHWASRVADLDGGPGSFSEGPVGTVGPEPVPADAVVRVAHDVGCAVGPLEEVAARSGAGWPDVVAATFAVHLALVAGRRRVAVAMPAMNRMRSVAAVVPTVRVNVLPVVVDVAPGQRVDELVTQVRDRVGELRRHGRYPAEQIARDAGSAVTAAELNVKLFDHDLRFGAAVGRLRNVAEGPVDDLAVSVVRVPGPDGDELRLAGTAPARLFTAPDVAARLRELAHLLESVGRVAPGARVGALGLAPAADEDAIVTGSTGPALPGDPPPTAGALFDQAVAARGDAVALVARETSTFSALDEAVAHLAGRLVAAGARSDTLVAIDLPRGTDYVVTLLALHRCGAAALLLDDRNPPARRLALVDRHEARIVVADVTAAAPSLHGGDGSLWTGRVVVGPRGDASAHGAAPLWHALDVPRDALAYVLHTSGSTGEPKAVGISHGALAQFLAHHQEHVVPRAGRRPAPAQRVAQTMPLVFDGSWDTLLTLLLGHELHLLDVEQYRDPGTLADLVVERGIHRIDLTPTVMSAVVEAGLFERDHVLRTVSVGGEACPPALWTTLRAQPGLDVLNLYGPTEYTVDAVGATGDDADRPVIGRPLSATAALVLDQHLRPVPDGVVGELYLAGPQLARGYLRRPDLTAERFVANPFGAPGTRMYRTGDLARRDDDGLLHYVGRRDHQVKIRGFRVEPGETEAALLALPGVAQATVQARRSTLGARLVAYVVAPGLAGDALRAALADALPEHLVPSVVVVLDALPLTTNGKLDVAALPEHATLRPRATDPPADGDGSPRRGRPDLPPRATDVSLAFASALDSGPVPPDADFFALGGDSIRAIHVVARLRDQGWRSSVQDVFEQRTVAGVAARLRPLEPVAPPPAQPARTAHAASTTPSDAATPLLDLAPGDLDRLGALLGDRRRTRKARP